A single genomic interval of Amycolatopsis albispora harbors:
- a CDS encoding serine/threonine-protein kinase: MKLLEDGQRVGDAYEVERFLGEGAFAEVYRVRHDIFGRQAMKVFKRTGTAEETKTMLGEAIMLTRIGHPNIIRVFHAGMVSSPHGMSGYFTMEYVAGGNLQRFWVSHRERFVPVEDSVRILHQVADGLAVAHSARPAIVHRDITPQNILVGYDTDGLRAKLSDFGLAKSVNPMTLMASTKGTLAFKAPESLLNRQGDSRAGDVWALGTIAYLLLTDTLPYEDGGPTSYFGTQRRTPPPPPHEFNSEVDGELDRIVLRALDPDPSARTPDATALAAELAEWRACRGRGKAKRVVDLPSRTSKNVLGHPSSATEEEAARLAGRARELARQATTLHEAADLMEEAFNKSPKLRATHEHWLRLWRKGVLT; the protein is encoded by the coding sequence ATGAAGCTGCTCGAGGACGGCCAGCGCGTCGGCGACGCCTACGAGGTCGAACGGTTCCTCGGCGAGGGCGCGTTCGCCGAGGTCTACCGGGTGCGCCACGACATCTTCGGCAGGCAGGCGATGAAGGTGTTCAAGCGCACCGGCACCGCCGAGGAGACCAAGACCATGCTCGGCGAGGCCATCATGCTGACGCGGATCGGCCACCCGAACATCATCCGCGTCTTCCACGCGGGCATGGTGTCCAGTCCGCACGGCATGAGCGGCTACTTCACCATGGAGTACGTCGCGGGCGGAAACCTGCAGCGCTTCTGGGTTTCACACCGCGAGCGGTTCGTGCCGGTGGAGGACTCGGTCCGCATCCTGCACCAGGTCGCCGACGGGCTCGCCGTCGCGCACTCGGCGCGGCCCGCGATCGTCCACCGGGACATCACCCCGCAGAACATCCTGGTCGGCTACGACACCGACGGGCTGCGCGCCAAGCTGAGCGACTTCGGGCTGGCCAAGAGCGTCAACCCGATGACCTTGATGGCCAGCACGAAGGGCACGCTCGCGTTCAAGGCACCGGAATCGCTGCTGAACCGGCAGGGCGACTCGCGGGCGGGCGACGTGTGGGCCCTCGGCACGATCGCCTACCTGCTGCTCACCGACACGCTGCCCTACGAGGACGGCGGGCCGACCTCGTACTTCGGCACCCAGCGCCGGACCCCGCCACCGCCACCGCACGAGTTCAATTCCGAAGTGGACGGTGAACTCGACCGGATCGTGTTGCGGGCACTCGATCCGGACCCATCGGCCAGAACACCGGACGCGACCGCGCTGGCCGCCGAGCTGGCGGAGTGGCGGGCCTGCCGCGGCCGGGGAAAGGCCAAGCGGGTGGTCGATCTGCCTTCGCGGACGTCGAAGAACGTACTGGGCCACCCGTCGTCGGCGACCGAGGAAGAGGCGGCCCGCCTGGCCGGGCGGGCGCGGGAACTGGCGAGGCAGGCGACCACGCTGCACGAGGCCGCGGACCTGATGGAGGAAGCGTTCAACAAGTCACCGAAGCTGCGTGCCACGCACGAGCACTGGCTTCGGTTGTGGCGCAAGGGAGTGCTGACGTGA
- a CDS encoding Hsp70 family protein, with protein MARDNIDFGIDLGTTTSIIAVATAADATVIRNNRQAEHTPSAVYVSRSNKVLVGQPAKDRVEEDPDNACAEFKLSMGKLDERKQFAASGRTMSPVELSAEVLKSLRGDVQQALGENIGAAVITVPAAFELDQCDATRRAAAMAGLEFAPLIQEPSAAAWAYSTHLATEKGFWLVYDFGGGTFDAAVVKVADGEFSTINHAGDNFLGGKLIDWGLVESLLIPAVRKEFPLPDLARGHRRSAGNVAKLKAAAEYAKIELSRSDTAEINLRLNDADGSPAFDFEFELTRADVERVALPLYRRSITLCRKALADTGLGAGDVERVLLVGGTTIAPALRELLADPADGLGIPLDHSLDPVTVVARGAAVFAGTQRLPARPERAERALSEGRVVLDLQYPSSGSDLEPLMGGLPPRAAERRDWTGATIEFVHTDGTPPWRSGQIPLTADGTFATRLRAGERTVSTYDIELRDPHGTLVPTDPERVSYRHTSRQGTAPTLSHSIGVGLDDNEVRWLVRKGAELPAKARAILYSTVTVRRNESTGMIRVPIVEGERSKADRNMLIGQLDLTPAQVGRDVPAGSEVEIEVRIDESFAPRADAYVPLLDEDFEIQVELGRTGSGTDLRGAAEDLADRFDELAQRLTAVQLAGVDAVEAVDLAEGFRTDDVPGEVRRLADAADVDPDAASTGENRLRDAQTTLDDLEAALVFPELAAEGRAILRDTRELVAESGSARHRTALHNAERTMSAAIASGDRTVLRRQVEVVREIIREVLEDTGQLTAVIFLAREEHLRGDPDPRVQQLLQQGRQALDAGDAARLTAVNGQLEKVAPGVVGHVDPVGGLGSTVRASDR; from the coding sequence ATGGCACGGGACAACATTGACTTCGGTATTGATCTCGGTACCACCACCAGCATCATCGCGGTGGCCACCGCCGCCGACGCGACCGTGATCCGCAACAACCGGCAGGCCGAGCACACGCCGTCGGCGGTCTACGTCAGCCGCTCGAACAAGGTGCTCGTCGGCCAGCCGGCGAAGGACCGGGTCGAAGAGGACCCCGACAACGCGTGCGCGGAGTTCAAGCTGAGCATGGGAAAGCTCGACGAGCGCAAGCAGTTCGCCGCGTCCGGCCGGACCATGTCACCGGTGGAGCTGTCGGCCGAGGTGCTCAAGTCGCTGCGCGGTGACGTGCAGCAGGCGCTCGGCGAGAACATCGGCGCGGCGGTGATCACCGTGCCCGCGGCCTTCGAACTCGACCAGTGCGACGCGACCCGCCGGGCCGCCGCGATGGCCGGACTCGAGTTCGCGCCGTTGATCCAGGAACCCAGCGCGGCGGCGTGGGCGTACAGCACGCATCTGGCCACCGAAAAGGGTTTCTGGCTCGTGTACGACTTCGGGGGCGGCACCTTCGACGCCGCCGTGGTCAAGGTCGCCGACGGTGAGTTCAGCACGATCAACCACGCCGGTGACAACTTCCTCGGCGGTAAGCTGATCGACTGGGGGCTGGTCGAGAGCCTGCTGATCCCGGCCGTGCGCAAGGAGTTCCCGCTGCCGGACCTGGCTCGCGGGCATCGGCGGTCGGCGGGCAACGTCGCGAAGCTCAAGGCGGCGGCGGAATACGCCAAGATCGAACTGTCCCGTTCGGACACCGCCGAGATCAACCTGCGGCTCAACGACGCGGACGGCTCCCCGGCGTTCGACTTCGAGTTCGAGCTGACCAGGGCGGACGTCGAGCGCGTCGCGCTCCCGCTCTACCGGCGATCGATCACGTTGTGCCGCAAGGCGCTCGCCGACACCGGCCTCGGGGCGGGCGACGTGGAGCGGGTGCTGCTCGTCGGCGGCACCACGATCGCGCCCGCGCTGCGGGAGCTGCTCGCCGACCCCGCCGACGGCCTCGGCATCCCGCTGGACCACAGCCTCGACCCGGTGACCGTCGTCGCCAGGGGGGCGGCCGTCTTCGCCGGCACCCAGCGGCTTCCCGCCCGGCCGGAACGCGCCGAGCGGGCACTGAGCGAGGGCCGCGTGGTGCTGGACCTCCAGTACCCGTCGTCGGGTTCGGACCTCGAGCCGCTGATGGGCGGCCTGCCACCACGCGCCGCCGAGCGGCGGGACTGGACCGGCGCCACGATCGAGTTCGTGCACACGGACGGTACGCCGCCGTGGCGCAGCGGGCAGATCCCGCTCACCGCGGACGGCACCTTCGCCACCAGGCTGCGTGCCGGCGAGCGGACCGTCAGCACCTACGACATCGAACTGCGGGACCCGCACGGCACGCTGGTGCCCACCGATCCGGAACGCGTTTCCTACCGGCACACGTCCCGGCAGGGCACCGCGCCGACGCTGAGCCACTCCATCGGGGTGGGCCTGGACGACAACGAAGTGCGCTGGCTGGTGCGCAAGGGCGCCGAGCTGCCGGCCAAGGCCAGGGCCATCCTGTACTCGACGGTGACCGTCCGCCGCAACGAGAGCACCGGCATGATCCGGGTGCCGATCGTCGAGGGGGAGCGGTCCAAGGCCGATCGCAACATGCTGATCGGGCAGCTGGACCTGACACCGGCCCAGGTCGGGCGGGACGTGCCCGCGGGCAGTGAGGTGGAGATCGAGGTCCGGATCGACGAGAGCTTCGCGCCGCGTGCCGACGCGTACGTGCCGCTGCTCGACGAGGATTTCGAGATCCAGGTGGAGCTCGGCCGCACCGGATCGGGCACCGATCTCCGTGGCGCCGCGGAGGATCTGGCCGACCGGTTCGACGAACTGGCCCAGCGGCTGACCGCCGTGCAGCTGGCCGGGGTCGATGCCGTCGAGGCCGTGGACCTGGCCGAGGGGTTCCGGACCGACGACGTACCGGGCGAGGTGCGGCGGCTGGCCGACGCGGCCGATGTCGATCCGGACGCCGCGTCGACCGGCGAGAACCGGCTGCGCGACGCCCAGACCACGCTCGACGACCTCGAGGCGGCCCTGGTGTTCCCCGAGCTGGCCGCCGAGGGGCGGGCGATCCTGCGGGACACGCGGGAACTCGTCGCCGAGTCGGGCAGCGCGCGGCACCGGACGGCGTTGCACAACGCCGAGCGGACCATGTCGGCCGCCATCGCCTCCGGCGACCGCACCGTGCTGCGGCGCCAGGTCGAGGTGGTGCGGGAGATCATCCGCGAGGTGCTGGAGGACACCGGGCAGCTGACCGCGGTCATCTTCCTCGCCCGCGAAGAGCACCTCCGCGGCGACCCCGATCCACGGGTGCAGCAGTTGCTCCAGCAGGGCAGGCAGGCACTGGACGCCGGTGACGCGGCCCGGCTGACCGCGGTGAACGGGCAACTGGAGAAGGTCGCGCCGGGAGTGGTGGGGCACGTCGACCCGGTCGGCGGCCTCGGGAGCACGGTCCGGGCGAGCGACCGATGA
- a CDS encoding DoxX family protein produces MTLLPRLGENTQQLASDIGLLVLRLAIGVVFIAHGWGDAAQDGGAAANVENYREAGIPLPELSAWFGAYLQLVGGILVLLGALTRLVCAGFAVIMAGALIFVHAGEPLVLTPDGSGSGFAFIMLAASLALLGTGAGRFSTDRALITRRTRSSSGA; encoded by the coding sequence ATGACTCTGCTCCCTCGCCTCGGTGAGAACACGCAGCAACTGGCGTCCGACATCGGCCTGCTGGTGCTGCGCCTCGCGATCGGCGTGGTCTTCATCGCCCACGGCTGGGGCGACGCCGCCCAGGACGGTGGCGCCGCCGCGAACGTCGAGAACTACCGGGAGGCGGGCATTCCGCTGCCGGAGCTGTCCGCCTGGTTCGGCGCCTACCTGCAGTTGGTCGGCGGGATCCTGGTGCTGCTCGGCGCGCTCACCAGGTTGGTCTGCGCCGGGTTCGCGGTCATCATGGCCGGGGCGTTGATCTTCGTGCACGCGGGCGAGCCGCTGGTCCTCACCCCGGACGGCAGCGGCTCCGGGTTCGCGTTCATCATGCTCGCTGCGTCACTCGCCCTGCTGGGCACGGGCGCGGGCCGGTTCAGCACCGACCGGGCACTCATCACGCGGCGGACGCGGTCCAGCAGTGGTGCCTAA
- a CDS encoding FHA domain-containing protein yields MKSRVTCFRVVSPDGFRSTHELGAGRTRIGRATLDGTPEFVLDPDPHRLVSRVHCIVEHVDGVWTATDNGSDNGTVLRRGGKLTRLLGTTGLRHGDALLIIGDITPAGDPRYWKLTFDDPFRTETAPVAVRTQAQAETGTPHLTCDWLQMKVYRVENGQRSEITGLSPQAHRLIRYLAELSRLNNGSPVACTHAELIHLLWGRPEEWPPSRSYDETNLRNVITAVRKRIERDPACPKLLQTERNIGYRLLIRADPA; encoded by the coding sequence GTGAAGTCGAGGGTCACGTGCTTCCGGGTCGTCTCGCCGGACGGGTTCCGGTCCACGCACGAGCTGGGCGCCGGCCGCACCCGGATCGGCCGGGCGACGCTCGACGGGACGCCGGAGTTCGTGCTCGACCCCGACCCGCACCGCCTGGTCAGCCGCGTGCACTGCATCGTCGAGCACGTCGACGGGGTGTGGACCGCGACCGACAACGGCTCGGACAACGGCACCGTGCTGCGGCGCGGCGGGAAGCTGACGCGGCTGCTGGGCACGACCGGACTCCGGCACGGTGACGCCCTTCTCATCATCGGCGACATCACGCCGGCGGGGGACCCCAGGTACTGGAAGCTGACCTTCGACGACCCCTTCCGCACCGAGACCGCGCCGGTCGCGGTGCGAACCCAAGCGCAAGCCGAGACCGGCACACCGCACCTCACCTGCGACTGGCTGCAGATGAAGGTGTACCGCGTCGAGAACGGGCAGCGGTCCGAGATCACCGGCCTGTCCCCGCAAGCCCACCGGCTCATCCGCTACCTGGCCGAGCTGAGCCGGCTCAACAACGGCTCGCCGGTCGCCTGCACGCACGCGGAGCTGATCCACCTGCTGTGGGGGCGCCCGGAGGAGTGGCCGCCCAGCCGCAGCTACGACGAAACGAACCTGCGCAACGTCATCACCGCCGTGCGCAAGCGGATCGAGCGCGACCCGGCCTGCCCGAAGCTGCTGCAGACCGAGCGCAACATCGGCTACCGCCTGCTGATCCGGGCGGATCCGGCATGA
- a CDS encoding xanthine dehydrogenase family protein molybdopterin-binding subunit, which translates to MPDSPARVGRRTVLKGAAAGLVIGLYVPHRAEGRTARAKEPFAPNAFLRISPDNEVTIIAKHVEWGQGIHTTLAMMIAEELDASWAQVRVRPAPADPAHYANLIFEMQHTAGSNSVRNSWEQYRRAGATGRAMLVSAAAARWRVPVGEIAVRDGIVRRERSSRRATFGDLATAAAAQPVPDNVPLKDIGQFRLIGTSGVRRLDTPSKIDASARFAIDVAVPGMLTALVARSPRFGGTVSSVNRDIPGVRHVVEIPTGVAVVADSFWAAKQARDRLDVSWDDSAAETRSTAELVAEYRALLDQRGDIARSDGAIDNALANAARTITADFEYPYLAHAPLEPAAVVVRTSGDGCEIWTGDGSVQGAQEGAAELLGLGPDRVAINSVYAGGSFGRKDGTTNEAVEIARAIGGNTPVKLLWTREDDLRHSFYRPMYVHRVTVGLDDANAITAWRHTIVGQSIFPWEPVNGVDWVSVDGAANIPYDIPNILVDLHTTEVGVPINTLRGTAGAHTAYSVETMLDDVAAETGRDPLALRQELMARDPHLKDIDILSIAEADRPTVFAEYPRQLKTLELAAERAGWGTSGTKSGRGLAVHYGFLTSVAMVAEVTVRGDRTFRVDRVVCAVDCGVAVNPDIVRGQIEGSVAWGLSIMLHGAITLDRGVVQQSNFDDYAVLRMDQMPRVEVHIVPSEAPPTGVGQVAVATVAPAVANALFAATGQRVRRLPFGSARVP; encoded by the coding sequence ATGCCGGATTCACCTGCGCGCGTTGGCCGCCGCACCGTCCTCAAAGGAGCCGCGGCCGGGCTGGTGATCGGCCTGTACGTGCCGCACCGGGCCGAGGGCCGCACGGCGCGGGCCAAGGAACCGTTCGCCCCGAACGCCTTCCTGCGCATCAGCCCGGACAACGAGGTCACGATCATCGCCAAGCACGTCGAATGGGGCCAGGGCATCCACACCACGCTCGCCATGATGATCGCCGAGGAACTGGACGCGAGCTGGGCGCAGGTGCGGGTGCGCCCGGCCCCCGCCGACCCGGCGCACTACGCGAACCTGATCTTCGAAATGCAGCACACGGCCGGTAGCAACAGCGTCCGCAACTCTTGGGAGCAGTACCGCCGGGCCGGTGCCACCGGCCGCGCGATGCTCGTCTCGGCCGCCGCCGCGCGGTGGCGCGTGCCGGTCGGCGAGATCGCCGTCCGGGACGGCATCGTCCGGCGCGAGCGGTCGTCGCGGCGGGCCACGTTCGGCGACCTGGCCACCGCCGCGGCCGCGCAGCCGGTGCCGGACAACGTGCCGCTCAAGGACATCGGGCAGTTCCGGCTGATCGGCACCAGCGGCGTGCGACGGCTGGACACACCGTCCAAAATAGACGCGAGTGCGCGGTTCGCGATCGACGTCGCGGTGCCCGGCATGCTGACGGCACTGGTCGCGCGGTCACCGCGGTTCGGCGGCACGGTGAGTTCGGTCAACCGCGACATTCCCGGCGTCCGCCATGTCGTGGAGATCCCGACCGGGGTCGCGGTGGTCGCGGACTCGTTCTGGGCGGCCAAGCAGGCTCGCGACCGCCTCGACGTCAGCTGGGACGACAGCGCGGCGGAGACCAGGAGCACCGCCGAACTGGTTGCCGAGTACCGCGCGCTGCTCGACCAGCGCGGGGACATCGCCCGCAGCGACGGCGCCATCGACAACGCGCTGGCCAACGCCGCGCGGACCATCACCGCGGACTTCGAGTACCCGTACCTCGCCCACGCGCCGCTGGAGCCGGCGGCGGTGGTCGTGCGCACGAGCGGGGACGGCTGCGAGATCTGGACCGGCGACGGCAGCGTGCAGGGCGCGCAGGAAGGCGCCGCCGAACTGCTCGGCCTCGGCCCGGACCGGGTCGCGATCAACTCGGTTTACGCGGGTGGCTCGTTCGGCCGCAAGGACGGCACCACCAACGAGGCGGTCGAGATCGCCCGCGCGATCGGCGGGAACACCCCGGTCAAGCTGCTGTGGACCCGGGAGGACGACCTGCGGCACAGCTTCTACCGCCCGATGTACGTCCACCGCGTGACGGTCGGGCTGGACGATGCCAACGCCATCACCGCGTGGCGGCACACCATCGTCGGTCAGTCGATCTTCCCGTGGGAGCCGGTGAACGGGGTCGACTGGGTCTCGGTCGACGGCGCGGCGAACATTCCCTACGACATCCCCAACATCCTGGTGGACCTGCACACCACCGAGGTCGGCGTGCCGATCAACACGCTGCGCGGGACCGCGGGGGCCCACACCGCGTACTCGGTGGAGACCATGCTCGACGACGTCGCCGCCGAGACCGGCCGCGACCCGCTGGCGCTGCGGCAGGAGCTGATGGCCCGCGACCCGCACCTCAAGGACATCGACATCCTGTCGATCGCCGAGGCCGACCGGCCGACCGTGTTCGCCGAGTACCCGCGCCAGCTGAAGACCTTGGAACTCGCCGCGGAACGTGCGGGCTGGGGCACCTCCGGCACCAAGAGCGGGCGGGGTTTGGCCGTGCACTACGGCTTTCTCACGTCGGTGGCGATGGTCGCCGAGGTGACCGTCCGCGGGGACCGGACGTTCCGCGTGGACCGCGTGGTGTGCGCGGTCGACTGCGGGGTCGCCGTCAACCCGGACATCGTGCGCGGCCAGATCGAGGGCAGCGTCGCGTGGGGGCTGAGCATCATGCTCCACGGGGCGATCACCCTGGACCGGGGTGTGGTCCAGCAGTCGAACTTCGACGACTACGCCGTGTTGCGCATGGACCAGATGCCGCGGGTCGAAGTGCACATCGTGCCGTCGGAGGCGCCACCGACCGGCGTCGGCCAGGTCGCGGTGGCGACCGTCGCGCCCGCGGTGGCCAACGCGTTGTTCGCGGCGACGGGTCAGCGCGTCCGGCGGCTGCCGTTCGGGTCCGCGCGTGTCCCGTGA
- a CDS encoding sensor histidine kinase, which produces MTALPAWSRTIRFRLAVTYSSVLFGLTALVVAGVYLVLSSTLEAGPLESSPKMAKDDQGNWTVTEGARFDASDMAAVEAAANYKTLGLLRDLSLQAIAVLFVASLLTGWWLAGRALRPVRRITATAREISATDLSRRIDLDGPRDELRELAETIDGMLTRLEAAFQVQRQMVDDASHELRNPLAVIQANVDAVLAADDTTPAARANAVALVTRAMSRMTQLVEDLLSTARRSSPAFVDVEVELAAIGTEAADEFALLAAERNLSLNRQLRAGPVVAGDPHGLRRAVDNLLSNAVRLAPHGSEITISVGSEHGWAWIGVRDQGPGIPADDQELIFDRFFTAARQLTDSLTQPGGSRRAFGQAGLGLAIVRQIVESHDGQVSVHSTVDVGSVFVLWLPDHTADRRTARPPSANPLPLDHGTRADPNGSRRTR; this is translated from the coding sequence GTGACCGCCTTGCCTGCCTGGAGCAGGACGATCCGGTTCCGGCTCGCCGTCACCTACTCCTCTGTCCTTTTCGGACTGACCGCGCTGGTGGTCGCCGGGGTGTACCTGGTGCTGTCCTCCACATTGGAGGCCGGTCCGCTGGAGTCGTCGCCGAAGATGGCCAAGGACGACCAGGGCAACTGGACGGTCACCGAGGGCGCCCGGTTCGACGCCTCGGACATGGCGGCGGTGGAGGCGGCGGCCAACTACAAAACGCTCGGCCTCCTGCGTGACCTGTCGCTGCAGGCGATCGCGGTGCTGTTCGTGGCGAGCCTGCTCACCGGCTGGTGGCTGGCCGGGCGGGCGCTGCGGCCGGTCCGCCGGATCACCGCGACCGCGCGGGAGATCTCCGCCACCGACCTGTCCCGGCGCATCGATCTCGACGGCCCGCGGGACGAGTTGCGTGAGCTGGCCGAGACCATCGACGGCATGCTCACCCGGCTGGAGGCGGCGTTCCAGGTGCAGCGGCAGATGGTCGACGACGCCTCCCACGAGTTGCGCAACCCGCTCGCCGTCATTCAGGCCAATGTGGACGCCGTGCTGGCCGCCGACGACACCACGCCGGCTGCCCGCGCGAACGCGGTCGCGCTGGTGACCAGGGCGATGAGCCGGATGACCCAGCTGGTCGAGGACCTGCTGTCCACCGCCCGCCGCAGCTCCCCCGCGTTTGTCGACGTCGAGGTCGAGCTGGCCGCGATCGGCACCGAGGCCGCCGACGAGTTCGCGTTGCTCGCCGCCGAGCGGAACCTGTCGTTGAACCGGCAGCTGCGGGCGGGCCCGGTGGTGGCGGGTGATCCGCACGGACTGCGCCGCGCGGTGGACAACCTCCTGTCCAACGCCGTCCGGCTCGCCCCGCACGGCAGCGAAATCACCATCTCCGTCGGCAGCGAGCACGGCTGGGCCTGGATCGGCGTCCGCGACCAGGGCCCCGGCATTCCCGCCGACGACCAAGAACTGATCTTCGACCGGTTCTTCACCGCGGCACGGCAGCTCACCGATTCCCTCACCCAGCCGGGAGGTTCCCGGCGCGCGTTCGGGCAGGCCGGGCTCGGCCTCGCGATCGTGCGGCAGATCGTCGAAAGCCACGACGGCCAGGTTTCCGTGCATTCCACAGTGGACGTCGGCAGCGTGTTCGTGCTGTGGCTGCCCGACCACACCGCCGACCGGCGCACGGCCCGGCCGCCGTCGGCCAACCCGCTGCCACTGGATCACGGGACACGCGCGGACCCGAACGGCAGCCGCCGGACGCGCTGA
- a CDS encoding response regulator transcription factor, which produces MRVLVVEDEEGLVSALRAGLAREGYAVDAAGTAGEATEKLACTAYDLMILDIMLPDRDGLSLCRAVRLGEIGLMPGTDLRILMLTARTGLADRVRGLDLGADDYLTKPFALAELLARVRALLRRGVAGGSAVLRVGGLVLDSARHVAARDGRELSLTLKEFGVLHYLMSRPGYVISAEELLEHVWDENADPLTQTVRVTVGTLRRKLTVDGEQPVIETVIGRGYRLRDNA; this is translated from the coding sequence GTGCGCGTGCTGGTGGTGGAGGACGAAGAGGGCCTGGTGAGTGCGTTGCGCGCGGGCCTGGCCAGGGAGGGCTACGCGGTGGACGCGGCGGGAACGGCAGGTGAAGCCACCGAGAAACTCGCGTGCACGGCCTATGACCTGATGATCCTGGACATCATGCTGCCCGATCGCGACGGGCTGTCGCTGTGCCGCGCGGTCCGCCTCGGCGAGATCGGCCTGATGCCGGGCACCGACCTGCGGATCCTGATGCTGACCGCGCGCACCGGCCTCGCCGACCGCGTGCGCGGGCTGGACCTGGGCGCGGACGACTACCTCACCAAGCCGTTCGCGCTGGCCGAGTTGCTGGCCAGGGTCCGGGCGCTGCTGCGGCGCGGGGTCGCCGGCGGCTCGGCGGTGCTGCGGGTCGGCGGCCTGGTGCTGGACAGCGCCCGGCACGTCGCCGCGCGGGACGGGCGGGAGTTGTCCTTGACGCTCAAGGAGTTCGGTGTGCTGCACTACCTGATGTCCCGGCCGGGCTACGTGATTTCGGCCGAGGAACTGCTCGAGCACGTGTGGGACGAGAACGCCGACCCGCTCACGCAGACCGTGCGGGTCACCGTCGGCACCCTGCGGCGCAAGCTCACCGTCGACGGGGAGCAGCCGGTGATCGAGACGGTGATCGGGCGCGGCTACCGCCTGCGGGACAACGCGTGA
- a CDS encoding MerR family transcriptional regulator, with translation MIPDQHDPATPGGGDKFDDEHYPAYTMGRAAEMLGTSQNFLRSLDDVGLIEPQRSAGGHRRYSRHQLRIAARVRELVDQGTPVEAACRIVSLEDQLHEARQHHSEPQRSE, from the coding sequence GACCCCGCCACCCCCGGCGGGGGCGACAAGTTCGACGATGAGCACTACCCCGCTTACACCATGGGCCGTGCCGCGGAAATGCTCGGCACGAGCCAGAACTTCCTGCGCAGCCTGGACGATGTCGGCCTGATCGAGCCACAGCGCTCCGCCGGCGGGCACCGCCGCTACTCCCGTCACCAGCTGCGCATCGCCGCACGGGTGCGGGAGCTGGTCGACCAGGGCACGCCGGTCGAGGCGGCGTGCCGGATCGTTTCCCTCGAGGACCAACTGCACGAAGCCCGGCAACACCACTCCGAACCCCAGCGCTCGGAATGA
- a CDS encoding (2Fe-2S)-binding protein — protein sequence MALTLVVNDRRRRVEVDPATPLLWVLRETLGLTGTKFGCGEGLCGACTVHLDGEAVNSCTISVGDVGRRRVSTIEGTGGRVAGAVRESWLALDAAECGYCQPGQMMAATALLTAKPRPSDEDIDGALRGNLCRCGIYDRIRAAVHQAAESLER from the coding sequence GTGGCGCTGACTCTGGTGGTCAATGACCGGCGTCGCCGGGTCGAGGTCGATCCGGCGACGCCGTTGCTGTGGGTACTCCGGGAGACCCTCGGCCTGACCGGCACCAAGTTCGGGTGCGGTGAAGGGCTTTGCGGCGCCTGCACCGTGCACCTGGACGGCGAGGCGGTGAACTCGTGCACGATCAGCGTCGGCGACGTGGGCCGGCGGCGGGTCAGCACGATCGAGGGGACGGGCGGTCGCGTGGCCGGTGCGGTCCGGGAGTCGTGGCTGGCGCTCGACGCCGCGGAATGCGGGTACTGCCAGCCGGGGCAGATGATGGCCGCCACCGCGCTGCTGACCGCGAAGCCGCGACCGTCCGATGAGGACATCGACGGCGCACTGCGCGGCAACCTGTGCCGCTGCGGGATCTACGACCGGATTCGTGCCGCGGTGCACCAGGCCGCCGAGTCACTGGAGCGATAG
- a CDS encoding OmpA family protein codes for MSGELVTVPSVAHAALLARNGEYAEAERVLRELGGRDSTDPAVLDLLARIHAQRGELLEADQCWALALRLDADHLPAREGRKRIAALATRRPRPGRVVLVVALAAVAVGGAGVAGGLVVDRSGALGAELDEIQDGQRAQAERIDDLGGRLDQTTSGPRQAVDGVAAALAGHPALTTRTDAGALTVTFSTGVFRAGTRLSDSGSSALAELARRLGPAAANVTITVVGHTEDAQVSGGSGYTTNAELGLARAMTAAERMSEASGLPLATFAVSSSGAASPPFPNTTAEDRARNRTVTVVVRPR; via the coding sequence ATGAGCGGGGAACTGGTCACGGTTCCCTCCGTCGCCCACGCGGCCCTGCTCGCCAGGAACGGCGAGTACGCCGAGGCCGAACGGGTGCTCCGGGAGCTGGGTGGACGGGACAGCACCGATCCGGCGGTGCTGGATCTGCTGGCCCGGATCCATGCCCAGCGCGGGGAACTGCTCGAAGCCGACCAGTGCTGGGCGCTGGCACTGCGGCTGGACGCCGATCACCTCCCGGCTCGTGAGGGCCGGAAACGGATCGCCGCGCTGGCGACACGACGGCCGCGTCCCGGCCGCGTGGTGCTGGTGGTGGCGCTGGCCGCGGTGGCGGTCGGCGGGGCCGGCGTGGCGGGCGGCCTGGTCGTTGACCGATCGGGCGCACTGGGCGCCGAGCTGGACGAGATCCAGGACGGTCAGCGGGCACAGGCCGAGCGCATCGACGATCTCGGCGGCAGGCTCGACCAGACGACATCGGGGCCGCGGCAAGCCGTCGACGGCGTCGCCGCGGCGCTGGCAGGCCACCCGGCACTGACCACGCGCACCGACGCGGGTGCGCTCACGGTGACCTTTTCGACCGGCGTTTTCCGGGCGGGGACACGGTTGTCGGACAGCGGCTCGTCCGCGTTGGCCGAGCTGGCGCGGCGCCTGGGCCCGGCCGCCGCGAACGTGACGATCACCGTGGTGGGCCACACCGAGGACGCGCAGGTGTCCGGCGGCAGCGGCTACACGACCAATGCCGAACTCGGGCTGGCCCGCGCGATGACCGCCGCGGAACGGATGTCCGAGGCGAGCGGGTTGCCGCTGGCCACGTTCGCGGTGTCGAGTTCCGGCGCGGCCAGCCCGCCGTTCCCCAACACGACGGCGGAGGACAGGGCGCGCAACCGCACCGTGACGGTGGTGGTGCGGCCCCGCTGA